Proteins encoded together in one Impatiens glandulifera chromosome 1, dImpGla2.1, whole genome shotgun sequence window:
- the LOC124918871 gene encoding phosphoinositide phosphatase SAC7-like — MEKADTAKKLYTRMRLWDFPDQYIIEPTDGSGGSILQVSRVDGSMKLIDQVPQCSSVRGPDIQTIYGVAGMLKLLAGSYLLVIKERECVGSYLGHPMFKVTSLKVLPCDHSLKNSPVEQKKMETEFSKLLSVAELSPGLFFSYDVNTTLSLQRLHNLGDESKLLPFWRQADPRFLWNNYMLEVLIDQKLDPYLLPLIQGSFQNFQAAIGKDIIDVTLIARRCTRRIGTRLWRRGADPDGYVANFVESEQIMQLNGSTASFVQIRGSIPLLWEQTVDLTYKPKFELVRFEDAPRVIERHILDLRKKYGNVLAVDLVNKHGAEGRLSEKFASAMQHVASDDVRYLHFDFHHVCGHVHFERLSILYDQIEDFLVKNRYLLLNEKGEKAEEQLGVVRTNCIDCLDRTNVSQSMIGRKMLEFQLRRIGVFDAEETIATHPNFDGNFKNLWANHGDDISIQYSGTPALKGDFVRCGKRTVQGIFNDGWNALARYYLNNFRDGTKQDAIDLLQGHYIVSVSRDANPLPQKGGVEAIASFPLALSLIMIGFFFAILSLGQVRNDIRHLFFSTMWAGMSVAVAAYVKANGRIFCNRPRLQRPSR; from the exons ATGGAGAAAGCAGATACTGCTAAAAAACTATACACACGGATGCGACTTTGGGATTTCCCAGACCAATATATTATTGAGCCTACTGATGGTTCTGGTGGTTCTATTTTGCAAGTTAGTAGGGTGGATGGGTCTATGAAACTCATTG ATCAAGTTCCACAATGCAGTTCAGTTCGAGGGCCAGATATTCAGACAATATATGGTGTGGCTGGGATGCTAAAGCTTTTAGCAG GGTCATACTTGTTAGTCATAAAGGAACGTGAATGTGTTGGATCATACCTGGGGCATCCAATGTTCAAAGTTACATCCTTGAAGGTGTTACCCTGTGACCATTCCCTTAAGAACTCTCCTGTGGAACAG AAAAAGATGGAGACTGAATTTTCTAAGTTGCTAAGTGTTGCTGAATTGTCTCCTGGTCTATTCTTCTCTTACGATGTCAACACAACCCTGAG TTTGCAGCGCTTGCATAATCTAGGTGATGAATCGAAGCTGCTTCCTTTCTGGAGACAG GCAGATCCCAGATTTCTATGGAACAACTACATGTTGGAGGTTCTCATAGATCAAAAG CTTGATCCCTATTTGCTCCCTCTCATCCAAGGCA GTTTTCAGAACTTTCAAGCAGCTATTGGTAAAGATATCATTGATGTTACTCTTATTGCACGACGATGTACAAGAAGAATTG GCACTAGGTTGTGGAGAAGAGGTGCTGATCCTGATGGGTATGTAGCTAATTTTGTGGAGTCCGAGCAAATCATGCAGTTGAATGGATCTACAGCATCATTTGTGCag ATTCGAGGTTCAATACCACTGCTTTGGGAACAAACTGTTGATTTGACTTACAAACCTAAATTTGAGTTAGTGAGATTTGAAGATGCA CCGCGAGTGATTGAAAGGCACATTTTGGATTTAAGAAAAAAGTATGGAAATGTTTTGGCTGTTGATCTTGTGAATAAG CATGGTGCTGAGGGGCGTTTGAGTGAAAAATTTGCCAGTGCTATGCAGCATGTTGCAAGTGATGATGTGAG ATATTTGCACTTCGATTTTCATCATGTCTGTGGACATGTGCACTTTGAGCGTCTCTCTATCTTGTATGACCAAATTGAGGACTTTCTCGTAAAAAACAG GTACCTTCTATTGAATGAAAAAGGTGAGAAAGCAGAGGAACAACTTGGAGTTGTGAGGACCAATTGTATCGATTGCTTAGACCGCACAAATGTTTCACAA AGCATGATCGGTCGGAAAATGTTGGAATTTCAACTTAGAAGAATAGGTGTCTTTGATGCTGAAGAAACTATTGCTACACATCCAAATTTTGATGGAAATTTCAAGAACT TATGGGCCAACCACGGGGATGATATAAGCATCCAGTATTCTGGTACTCCTGCTTTAAAAGGAGATTTTGTTAG ATGCGGAAAACGTACAGTTCAAGGAATATTTAATGATGGGTGGAATGCCCTTGCTCGTTACTATCTCAATAACTTTCGTGATGGAACAAAACAG GATGCAATTGATCTCCTGCAAGGACACTACATTGTATCTGTTTCGCGAGATGCGAACCCTTTACCTCAGAAGGGAGGTGTGGAAGCTATAGCT TCGTTTCCACTAGCGCTATCGCTGATCATGATCGGTTTCTTCTTTGCAATATTGTCATTGGGGCAAG TTAGGAATGATATCAGGCACTTGTTCTTTTCAACCATGTGGGCGGGGATGAGTGTGGCAGTGGCAGCATATGTTAAGGCTAATGGTCGCATTTTCTGTAACCGCCCTCGTTTGCAGAGACCTTCTCGTTAA
- the LOC124918872 gene encoding probable serine/threonine-protein kinase PIX13: MGNCFGVSQSLDHNPSLSNPSATPTRSSNTGTSKSYSNEYVVSGTSSSAYSKFSANEGDDDDDDDGSHINGGEILPAPNLKVYTFSDLKSATRNFRSDSVLGIGGFGTVYKGWVDEKTLLPAKFGSGMMVAIKKLNSESMQGFEEWQAEINFLGRLSHPNLVKLLGYCWEEKEMLLVYEFMQKGSLENHLFRRGSFVDPLSWKLRLKIAIGAARGLSFLHNSDKKVIYRDFKASNILLDSNFNSKISDFGLAKVGPSAGNSHVTTRVMGTHGYAAPEYIATGHLYVKSDVYGFGVVLLEMLTGLRAQNSKRPVGQQNLVDMAKPYLYNKRKLKIIMDKKIEGQYSSKAAFEAAQIALQCLETEPRKRPSMSEVVQVLERIEAIKERSSKPARFLPSSENPKKV; encoded by the exons atggGTAATTGCTTTGGTGTTTCTCAGAGTCTTGATCATAACCCAAGTCTTTCCAATCCCAGCGCCACACCCACCAGAAGTTCTAATACAG GAACATCTAAAAGTTACAGCAATGAATATGTAGTTTCTGGGACTAGTAGCAGTGCATATAGCAAATTTTCTGCAAATGAaggcgatgatgatgatgatgatgatggttcgCATATAAACGGCGGAGAGATATTGCCAGCACCAAATTTGAAGGTTTACACTTTTTCTGATTTGAAGAGTGCCACTAGAAACTTCAGGTCTGATAGTGTGTTGGGAATAGGCGGATTTGGGACTGTTTATAAAGGATGGGTAGATGAAAAGACCCTTTTACCGGCCAAGTTTGGCAGTGGCATGATGGTTGCCATTAAGAAACTGAATTCTGAAAGTATGCAGGGGTTTGAAGAATGGCAG GCAGAAATAAATTTTTTGGGAAGACTTTCACATCCAAACTTGGTCAAGTTGTTGGGATATTGTTGGGAAGAAAAAGAGATGTTGCTTGTATATGAATTCATGCAGAAAGGAAGCTTAGAAAATCATCTTTTCAGAA GGGGTTCTTTTGTTGATCCACTTTCTTGGAAGCTACGGCTCAAAATAGCTATTGGTGCAGCCCGAGGACTTTCTTTCTTGCACAATTCAGATAAGAAAGTAATATATCGGGATTTCAAAGCATCGAATATTCTCCTCGACAGT AACTTCAACTCGAAAATATCAGACTTTGGCCTCGCAAAGGTTGGGCCATCGGCTGGAAACTCGCATGTCACAACACGAGTCATGGGAACACACGGTTATGCTGCTCCAGAATACATTGCAACAG GTCATTTATATGTGAAGAGCGATGTATATGGTTTTGGTGTGGTTCTCCTTGAAATGTTGACTGGTTTAAGGGCTCAAAACAGTAAACGTCCTGTTGGGCAGCAGAATTTAGTGGATATGGCGAAGCCCTATCTTTACAACAAAAGGAAGCTAAAAATTATAATGGATAAGAAGATTGAAGGCCAATATTCATCCAAGGCAGCATTTGAGGCTGCCCAAATTGCTCTTCAATGCCTAGAAACCGAGCCTCGGAAAAGGCCTTCAATGAGTGAAGTTGTTCAGGTTTTGGAAAGGATAGAAGCCATTAAGGAAAGATCATCTAAGCCTGCCCGGTTTCTACCTTCATCAGAGAACCCTAAGAAGGTTTAG